The genomic stretch TTTTTTAAGTTAGATCACGAATTACGATACTTGCCATATTGATCCCAAACAGAGCAGGAATGTAGGAAATAGTGCCGTAGTAAGAGCGCTTGAAATTACTGCCATCCGTTAATTGCAAAGAATCTCGATTCACCAATTCCTCAGAATAAACCGCAGTAATATTTGCCTTGTCAAAACCCTTACGGCGTAGCCCTTTTCGTACCTTATAGGCAAAGCGACAACAATCCGTTTCAAAAATTGGTGCGATGCGTACCTTTTGGGGATCAACACGACCGCCAGCCCCCATACTACTTGCCACTTTTACGCCATTGGTGACGGCTGCCCCAAGGAAATAAAGCTTTGGTTGCAAACTATCGATGCAGTCAAGCACCCAGTCAAACTTAGTTGTCACTAGCTCCATCATTAGGTCAGGTGTGAGAAATTCCTTGATCGCAGTTAACTGAATTTCGGGATTAATGTCATACATTCGCGTTGCCATCACATCTGCCTTATGGACATCGACAGTGCTATTGAGTGCCACAATCTGACGGTTTTTGTTAGAAGGATCAACGCGATCGCCATCAACGATCGTCATTCGTCCAATCCCTGCACGGCATAAAAATTCCGCAGCAAAACTACCAACACCACCCATACCCACAACTAACACATTTGCCTGTTTGAGCTTGTTGAGTCCATCGGAACCAATCAGTAATTCTGTACGTTGCAACCAATCCGTCATGATAAAAATGAATATATACAACTAGGATAAATATTTAGAAGTGCTTTGTGCTTGCTAATATTTGCAGAAACAGATTATGACATTACCTTCTCATGCTGCATTAACCAAAGCAGAATTGCTAGACCGCTACGCAAAAGGCGATCGCAACTTTGAGCAAACCCATTTACATGATATCGATATGCAGGGGGTTGCACTCCACGGTATAGACCTCAGTGAATCCATCTTGACCCACGTTAACTTAAGTGGCGCTGATCTGCGTGGAGCCGATCTTGCTTGGGCGGATCTCAGTCGCGCTAATCTGGAAAAAGCAGATTTACGGGGCGCTATTTTGACAAGGGCTGACCTTAGCCGTGCTAATTTACAAGGTGCAAATCTCCTAAAGGCTGATCTGAGTTTAACTAAACTCGAACACACAAAATTTAGTGGGGCAGTTATGCCCGATGGCTCGATTCATGAATGAAAAAAGAATTTTCACCGTCTTAGACGATGAAAATTCTTTTTTTTATTGATAGCAATGGGTAAATTACTTTAATTTCTTCTTGATAAAATCTACTAGCTGCTGGAATTGTTTCTGCTGTGATAACAACTGGTGCTCTAAATTTTTCTGCTTAGCTTCTAGCTCTTCAATTCGTTTAACTAGTCCCTCATCTGCTCTGTCTGAAGTAGAGGCATCCGTTGTGACTGCTCCAGGAGAAATAACTGAAGCTGGAGGACGTTTTTGAGCTAAGACCATTGCCCGTTTGATCGCTGTAATCAGTTCTTTCTGCTCAAAGGGCTTTTCAATGAATACGAGATATTTATCTTCAAAGGGTTCCGCAATCTTACTCGTTACTTCTTCCTTACGACCAGACATCAAAACTAAAGGAATACGGCTTAGCTCTGGACTTTGCTGCAAAGCTTCATAAACCTCAAAGCCACTCATCCGAGGCAGTAAAAAATCTAGCATGATCATCCAAGGCTGCTGCTGCTGAATCATCTCCAGCCCTTTGATGCCGTCGGCTGCCTCTAGTACCTCAAAATTTGCTGGCGGGAGCATATCACGTACCATGTTACGGATTACGCGACTATCATCAATCACTAGTATCTTGTGAGCTGCCACTGCTGATAACCCCTCAGTTGGTTTGGTGTATGGACATATAGATTAGTTAGCTAGTTCCCTTAGTTATTACATTGCTGTCTCTGCAAGAATAGCTGCTTCTATAAAAATAATGATCGCAAGCCTTTGTTTATAAGGTAAAAGCACCAGATCAATAAAAGCTTACTAGTTTTTTGATAAATTTCGCTCATGATACCCCATGAGTAGAAAATTCCAACTACGGATTGTAAATCGTTAATGAGATTTTGAAACCCGCAATAATGTAGCATAAAGCGCTTTGTGCTGAATATTAAAAAAAGAGAGAGGTGTTGTTCTAATTATGCGCAGCTACTTATATTGTCTCTATAGAAATCCTAAATGGTTTGTGGAAACACACCCCGAAGGGGTGTGTTTCCACAAACCTAAAAATCTACAAATGATTTAGGACTGCTATATCTTAGGAAGACAATTGAGATTGCAGCTATTGCTGATGTTGATCCCTTGACTAGATCTGTATAATCTCAATGACAAAAGATCGGACATGGTTGACCTATGTCCAACTTTTTAAGAACAAAAAAGCGATCGCCCATGCTAAAACTGCCAACCAAGCCAAATTCCACATCAACTAACGAAAATCCAAATCGTACTCCCGATGCCAATGCTCCGAATAAGAAAAAGTCGGTGATCGTTAAATTAGAAAATGTTCGTAAGACCTATGCTAATGGTGCTGTGGGCTTACGGGATGTGAATATTGAACTTTATCAAGGGGATTTTAAATTTATTACAGGTCACTCAGGATCGGGTAAATCCACCCTACTAAAGTTGCTCTATGGAGCTGAGCAAGCCACAGATGGCGAAGTATTTGTCAATGGGTTTAATCTGAATGGTTTAAAAGGAAATAATCTGGCGATGTTACGCCGCAAGATTGGGATCGTCTTTCAAGATTACAAACTTGTCCCTAAGCGAACTGTTTCCGAAAATGTTGCCTTTGTGCTGATGGCACAGGGCTATACATATAAGGAAATCCAACGTCGTGTCCAGCCAGCCTTAAAAATGGTGGGTTTATCACACAAAGCTAATTGTTTTCCTGAAGAACTCTCTGGAGGAGAGCAGCAGAGGACAAGTATTGCCAGAGCGATCGTGAATACGCCCCCACTAGTACTTGCCGATGAACCGACGGGAAATCTCGACCCTGATAATGCATGGCAGGTGATTAAAATCTTAAAAAAGCTAAATTCCTTTGGGGTAACGGTGCTATTGACTACGCATGATGAACAGTTAGTTAGAGCTGCTAATCATCCTGTATTGCATTTGCAAAATGGTTATATTGTGTAGTTTTTGGCTATTAGCTGTTGGCTATTAGCTTTTAGCTTTGGTAATTGGTGATTGGTGATTAATTAGGTGTTAGTTATGGTGCAGGGAGTTGTTCGCTTTTTTACGAAGATTGATTATTTGCTGCGGGAGACTTTTTTAGGTTTGCGGCGTGGCGGTTGGATGAACTGGGCTGCTGTTAGTACGGTAGCGGTATTGTTATTTTTGTTTGGAGCAAGCTTACAAATTTCTTGGCAGTTAGAAAATGTACTAGGTCAGCTTGGTAGCCAATTAGAAATATCGGTGTATCTTGATGAAAATACGGTTGGTGAGTCGATGCAGTCGCGCTTGCTCCTTGTTGATGGTGTGGCTTCAGCAAGGCTCATTCCTAAAGAAGACGCATGGCAAAATTTGATGAAGGATCTCGGTAAAACTGATCTCACTCAAGCAACCCAACAACTTGGTGGTAATCCTTTAGTGGATGAGTTTAAGGTGCGGGCAGTATCGAGCGATCGCGTGCCTGATATTGCTAAGCGTATTTCTGGCTTAAAGGGAATTAATGAGGTGTGGTACACCAATGAGGTCGTAGAGAGAATTGGGCAGTTACGCCGTGCTGTAAGTAATAGTAGTGTGGCAATCGTGGCAATTTTTACGGTAATTGCGATCGCGGTAATTACAACCACTATTCGCCTCATTGTATTAGCGCGACGACGCGAAATTGAAGTCATGCAGTTAGTCGGGGCAACTGCTACATGGATTTATTTCCCATTTGTGTTGCAGGGAGTTGTGTTTGGCGTTACAGGTGCGGCTACTGCCTATGTGATGCTGATGCTAAGTATCAATCTATTAGGCGATGCGATCGTCAATCAGCCAGAATTAATCAAATCTCTCACTTTAGGTTTAACTACCGATCTGAGAGTGCAACTACTTCTACCTGCGGTATTAGTTGTTTTTGGCTCAGTAATTGGAGTATTGGGTAGTTTGCTAGCAGTTCGCCGATTTTCTTTTAATTCCTAAAGCCTTGAGCAAGATGTGTGCCGATCTCTTTGGCAGATAGACATCTTGTTTGTCTAAGTAGCTCGCCATAGTTATAAACGAAATCTATATTTCTGTACCGCCCGCGTAGCGGGCGGTACAGAAATATGGATTTTAAGTTTACTGATGCTTGACTATTTAAAAGGGTTTCCAATCGGGCGATCGCAACATTTTAAAATGTTCGAGACGTTGGTGGAAGTAGCTTGCATCGAGCTTGCTGTGGTTATGCACGATCGCTGACTTGACACTAATTGCCCATGACCAAATCTGGGCAGCCTGCATGAGAGGCTGCATACATGTTAATTCGATGTCCTCAAGGGGCTGGATGGACTGATAACCATGCAAAAAGGCTTTGCGGACGCTAGGGCTTATACCTGCTTGCAAAGTCACTTGCAGAAATTTAGCAATGTCAAAAGATCGCCAACCGTAACCGCACTGATCGAAATCAAACAGCGTAATATCGTTGTTTTCGGTGAAGTGGACATTGCCACTATGCGGATCGCCCCAGCAAACACTCCAAAGTGGAAATTCCTGTGGTAGGTCGCAAATTTGTTCCTTGATTTGGGCGATCGCTTCATAGGTATATGCTCGCGCCGCCTCATTAAAAAATGGTGATAGATCGCGCAGAGAATCATCTAGTAAATAGTTAATCGTCAGATGCGGACGTGCGGCATGGCATTGAAAATCTTGGGCAGTATTGTGGAGTTTTGCCAAGGTTTCCCCTAATCTTTGCGCTTGAAGCTTGTTGAGATCACCAACGGCAATTTGACCTGCGGCATGGGTAAAGAGAGACGCATAGCGTTTACCTTCAAGGGCGGGAATTTCGATCGCTAACTGTCCATCCTTGGTTGTGAGAGGATGGGCAACAGGAATGTAATTTTTATGGAGAAAGGTTAATAGCTCTAACTCAAATTCGATCTCGGCTCTAGAGCGCCAATGGGCGTGGGAAACGCGCAATACATAACGGTTGTCATGGGTTTCCACCAAATAAATATCGCTCAGCCCCCGCATCCAAAATACACAACTGGTAACTTCGCCCACTGCGTAGCGAGACAAAATCCGATCAACTAAGGCTTGCGGTGCAAGGGTGGAATAGGTGATCGGAAAGAAATGATCAGTCGTACTTGGGAAATTCTTGATAGACCAATCTGCGACAGTCATGGCGATCGATAACTTAGTGAATTTTGGGCGTTATTCCAGATATATCGCAGACTCAAATTTGAAAGTGTTTATCAAAAACCAAAAGATATTTTTGTTGAACCCAAAAAGCATAGGAGTGGGCAATCACCCTCTGCTTTTTGATTTATTCTGAATATTTGGCTATTCTAAATACTATGCAGCATAACTCCTCAAATCCTTCCATTAATTCAGCCGAACCACTAGTTGATCGTCCCAATATTCCCGATCGCATTGTCAATGTCACTAATGCAGGCGAAGTGATTGTCAATGTCACCAATGAAAATGTGTCACGACGGGCGCGGGTACGGGAACATGTAAATCCGCTTGCCAAAAAATATAGTGTGGCGATCGCGCCGCCAGTTTGGTCGGAAGTTTATGCTGATTGCTCAAAGCCCTTAAGCTTAGATATTGGCTCGGCACGCGGACGCTACATTTTGCAGATGGCGCAACTAAAGCCCGATTGGAATTTTTTGGGTTTGGAAATTCGGGAGCCATTAGTTGATCGCTGTAATGAAGTACGAGACGAATTAGGCTTAAAAAATCTGCATTACATTTTTTGCAATGCCAATGTGTCGCTAGCGGGACTATTAACTAAAGGCTCATTGCATGAAGTCACGATTCAATTTCCCGATCCTTGGTTCAAGCGTCGCCAACAAAAACGTCGCGCCGTTCAACCTGAGCTAGTTGCAACGTTAGCTGAGTTACTTGTGCCTAATGCCGATGTATTTTTGCAGTCCGATGTGTTGGAAGTAGCTGAAGATATGCGCCAACATTTTGATGCTAATGATAATTTTGTTAATCTTGCAGGAAAAGGTAATTTTGCAGATGATTCAATTTTTCCTACTCATATTCCGACTGAGCGTGAAAGTTCAGTAATTTCCCAAGGTTTACCCATTTATCGCGCTTATTTCAAACGGAAAGATTAATTAATTCCCTAGTTGTCTTGATTTCTCTGTTGTCGCCCCATTTTCTAGCCATACGAGAGCATTTTCTTCTGGTTTGTCAGGATTCACCCACATAATCTCATGCAATTCTTTTATAGATTTAGCAGCTTTATCAAACGGGTTTCGCGCTTTTTCATCTAGGGAAATAACGATCTTGTCAGTGGCGATCGCTGCTTCTAAAAGATGGCAATCTTTCCACATTGCCTCTCGCGGTTTATCACTTTCAGCAACTTTATCCAGTTTGTCTCTAAGTGTCTGATTAAAAGCTACATCTGCGCGATATTCTACCTTTCTCTTAGCGACCATGCTCGAACGCCACTTTTTTGCATAAATTGATTGATGTTTATCCCATTCTTCTTTGATGTTATCGGTTAACACCATGCGATGACAAATCGTCAATACTGCATTGAGAAAATCACGACAATTCTTTGATGTCGGAAAAGTTGCATTGGGAGCACCACAAGATCTTGCGATCGAGGCATCAATAACTAACAACTTAGAAACTTTAGCTTTCTTCGACATAATTTAGACTGCCATCAATTTAGACTCGGCAGCATCTAAATAACGACTCTCCTCTTGCAAAGAAATCTCGCTAAAGTCTTCTGGCCAGTCTCCAAAAGCTCCTGTTTCATCAAGTTCGGCTGTAGTTACTTTTGTAAAGCCATTATCGTCTTGACTAAACCAATGCAGTTTTACTTTTTCGGCAGCAATTTTATCTTCGGCAATAAGTGATTGTACTCGTCTAATTAATAACTCACTATGGGTTTCCACAACGACTCTAACACCTCGATTTGCGGCATCAACAAGTAGCTGAGCTAAGTTAGCTTGGGCGCGAGGATGTAAATGTATTTCTGGTTGTTCTAAATATACTAATTGCTCTGGTTCAGCGACTAATAAAGCAACAACAACTGGCAGAGTTTGTGATAATCCAAACCCAACATCAGCAATACTAACCATATCAGTAGATTTACTATTACCTTTATTTGTAACTCTAGCAACTCTTACTTCTACTTGCGTATCATCAATTTGTTTGGTA from Pseudanabaena sp. Chao 1811 encodes the following:
- the ftsE gene encoding cell division ATP-binding protein FtsE, yielding MLKLPTKPNSTSTNENPNRTPDANAPNKKKSVIVKLENVRKTYANGAVGLRDVNIELYQGDFKFITGHSGSGKSTLLKLLYGAEQATDGEVFVNGFNLNGLKGNNLAMLRRKIGIVFQDYKLVPKRTVSENVAFVLMAQGYTYKEIQRRVQPALKMVGLSHKANCFPEELSGGEQQRTSIARAIVNTPPLVLADEPTGNLDPDNAWQVIKILKKLNSFGVTVLLTTHDEQLVRAANHPVLHLQNGYIV
- a CDS encoding response regulator, coding for MAAHKILVIDDSRVIRNMVRDMLPPANFEVLEAADGIKGLEMIQQQQPWMIMLDFLLPRMSGFEVYEALQQSPELSRIPLVLMSGRKEEVTSKIAEPFEDKYLVFIEKPFEQKELITAIKRAMVLAQKRPPASVISPGAVTTDASTSDRADEGLVKRIEELEAKQKNLEHQLLSQQKQFQQLVDFIKKKLK
- the trmB gene encoding tRNA (guanosine(46)-N7)-methyltransferase TrmB is translated as MQHNSSNPSINSAEPLVDRPNIPDRIVNVTNAGEVIVNVTNENVSRRARVREHVNPLAKKYSVAIAPPVWSEVYADCSKPLSLDIGSARGRYILQMAQLKPDWNFLGLEIREPLVDRCNEVRDELGLKNLHYIFCNANVSLAGLLTKGSLHEVTIQFPDPWFKRRQQKRRAVQPELVATLAELLVPNADVFLQSDVLEVAEDMRQHFDANDNFVNLAGKGNFADDSIFPTHIPTERESSVISQGLPIYRAYFKRKD
- a CDS encoding homoserine kinase, encoding MTVADWSIKNFPSTTDHFFPITYSTLAPQALVDRILSRYAVGEVTSCVFWMRGLSDIYLVETHDNRYVLRVSHAHWRSRAEIEFELELLTFLHKNYIPVAHPLTTKDGQLAIEIPALEGKRYASLFTHAAGQIAVGDLNKLQAQRLGETLAKLHNTAQDFQCHAARPHLTINYLLDDSLRDLSPFFNEAARAYTYEAIAQIKEQICDLPQEFPLWSVCWGDPHSGNVHFTENNDITLFDFDQCGYGWRSFDIAKFLQVTLQAGISPSVRKAFLHGYQSIQPLEDIELTCMQPLMQAAQIWSWAISVKSAIVHNHSKLDASYFHQRLEHFKMLRSPDWKPF
- a CDS encoding cell division protein FtsX translates to MVQGVVRFFTKIDYLLRETFLGLRRGGWMNWAAVSTVAVLLFLFGASLQISWQLENVLGQLGSQLEISVYLDENTVGESMQSRLLLVDGVASARLIPKEDAWQNLMKDLGKTDLTQATQQLGGNPLVDEFKVRAVSSDRVPDIAKRISGLKGINEVWYTNEVVERIGQLRRAVSNSSVAIVAIFTVIAIAVITTTIRLIVLARRREIEVMQLVGATATWIYFPFVLQGVVFGVTGAATAYVMLMLSINLLGDAIVNQPELIKSLTLGLTTDLRVQLLLPAVLVVFGSVIGVLGSLLAVRRFSFNS
- a CDS encoding tRNA threonylcarbamoyladenosine dehydratase — its product is MTDWLQRTELLIGSDGLNKLKQANVLVVGMGGVGSFAAEFLCRAGIGRMTIVDGDRVDPSNKNRQIVALNSTVDVHKADVMATRMYDINPEIQLTAIKEFLTPDLMMELVTTKFDWVLDCIDSLQPKLYFLGAAVTNGVKVASSMGAGGRVDPQKVRIAPIFETDCCRFAYKVRKGLRRKGFDKANITAVYSEELVNRDSLQLTDGSNFKRSYYGTISYIPALFGINMASIVIRDLT
- a CDS encoding pentapeptide repeat-containing protein — its product is MTLPSHAALTKAELLDRYAKGDRNFEQTHLHDIDMQGVALHGIDLSESILTHVNLSGADLRGADLAWADLSRANLEKADLRGAILTRADLSRANLQGANLLKADLSLTKLEHTKFSGAVMPDGSIHE